One Synechococcus sp. JA-2-3B'a(2-13) genomic window carries:
- the ssuE gene encoding NADPH-dependent FMN reductase, whose translation MSSILLLSGSPSTPSRSEAVLHHAAGILSDLGLTTQFVSVRDLPPEDLALAKFDSPQLKAIQQKVAQATGIVISAPVYKASYPGVLKALLDLLDQDAFTGKVILPIATGGTLAHLLSIDFAMKPVLAVMGATHILRGVYILSSQIQLDAAGTLQLEADIEERLRAGLQALVQAVK comes from the coding sequence ATGTCCAGCATCCTCCTGCTCTCCGGTAGTCCCAGCACTCCTTCTCGCTCAGAAGCCGTTTTACATCACGCTGCCGGGATCCTGTCCGATCTGGGATTGACCACTCAGTTTGTTTCGGTGCGGGATTTGCCCCCAGAGGATCTGGCACTGGCCAAGTTCGATAGCCCTCAACTCAAGGCAATTCAGCAAAAGGTGGCCCAAGCTACCGGGATCGTCATCTCTGCTCCCGTTTACAAAGCCTCCTATCCAGGTGTGTTGAAGGCACTGCTGGATTTGCTGGATCAAGACGCCTTTACCGGTAAAGTGATTCTCCCCATTGCCACCGGGGGAACCCTGGCCCATCTGCTGTCCATCGACTTTGCGATGAAACCTGTGCTGGCGGTGATGGGGGCAACCCACATCCTGAGAGGGGTTTATATCCTGAGTTCTCAAATTCAGTTGGACGCTGCCGGAACACTACAGCTAGAGGCCGACATCGAGGAACGTCTGCGAGCAGGGCTGCAGGCACTTGTGCAGGCGGTGAAATAG
- a CDS encoding DUF29 domain-containing protein → MQLYEYDFYAWTQKQAALLKSGQWDQLDIANLVEEIEALGRQERRELLHRLGILVGHLLKWQLQPHLRGKSWRATITEQRRQIQRLLRDSPSLKPDLSAALQEAHQDGILLVVRETPLSEADLPAQCPYTFEQVMDPDFYPGKEDPQ, encoded by the coding sequence ATGCAACTTTACGAGTACGACTTCTATGCCTGGACGCAAAAGCAAGCCGCACTGCTGAAATCGGGGCAGTGGGATCAACTGGATATCGCCAACTTGGTGGAGGAAATCGAGGCTTTGGGCAGGCAAGAACGCCGGGAATTGCTGCACCGGCTGGGGATCCTGGTAGGGCATTTGCTGAAGTGGCAATTGCAACCCCACCTGCGAGGCAAAAGTTGGCGGGCAACGATTACTGAACAACGCCGCCAGATCCAGCGATTGCTCAGAGACAGTCCCAGCCTCAAGCCCGATCTTTCGGCAGCCCTGCAAGAGGCTCACCAGGACGGGATCCTGTTGGTGGTGAGAGAAACGCCATTGTCTGAAGCAGATCTGCCTGCCCAGTGTCCCTACACATTTGAGCAGGTGATGGATCCCGACTTTTATCCTGGCAAGGAAGATCCCCAGTGA
- the nusB gene encoding transcription antitermination factor NusB — MLELIQQVQVALSNAGQALEHLEQRLHSVRHILDEVVQLSQRAVNRVGVALSMPELLYIAQSQEVRAYALQLLTALRTHKEAIDARLQKALVGWQLQRVGRIERDILRLAVVEMEILASSPVKVAINEAVELAKKYGDPEAAAFVNGVLRRVVDSQMETHRGRDPSLPGSGSGG; from the coding sequence GTGCTGGAGCTAATCCAGCAGGTGCAAGTGGCTCTCAGCAACGCCGGCCAAGCCCTAGAACACCTGGAACAGCGGCTGCACAGCGTCCGCCACATCTTGGATGAGGTTGTCCAGTTGTCCCAAAGAGCAGTCAACCGGGTGGGCGTTGCCCTGTCCATGCCGGAACTGTTGTACATTGCCCAATCCCAAGAAGTGCGTGCCTACGCTTTGCAACTGTTAACTGCCCTGCGAACCCACAAGGAGGCGATTGATGCTCGTTTGCAAAAGGCTTTGGTGGGTTGGCAATTGCAGCGGGTTGGTCGGATCGAGCGAGATATCCTGCGCCTGGCGGTGGTGGAGATGGAAATACTGGCCAGCAGCCCCGTGAAGGTTGCCATCAACGAAGCTGTAGAATTGGCCAAAAAATACGGGGATCCTGAAGCCGCCGCTTTCGTCAACGGAGTGCTGCGACGGGTAGTGGACAGCCAGATGGAGACCCACCGGGGTCGGGATCCCTCCCTCCCTGGTTCTGGTTCCGGGGGCTGA
- a CDS encoding ATP-dependent helicase, whose protein sequence is MLGLASSPFPEVTLRPAQQQALAYQSGPLGIAAVPGSGKTFILELLIADLILNRGIPPERIGVFTYMRSARGNLISRINQRLQRAGYPDRFTQAFTLHSLSLRVLREAPSRWEELSILEGYEQERLLSRLCRAWLVRHTQLWEPLIPGDNNPQKIAQNRAQFRRSFQQMVQVVISRAKNLRLGPEVIPSEGYLGWAAPIYAGYQAELRRLGKLDYDDLGWQAVDLIEGSPELREQVQNWYDYLFEDEAQDSSPLQEELLRLLSQRTGNLVRVGDPNQSIMGTFTSAEPRLFRAFCQASPQVVLLDESSRSAPQIIALANRLVEWVNQQHPIPALRTALAPQPIQLATSGGQNPPASEGGVDFLRVVGSPEEELQQVARQAIAAAQAFPGQTVAILVTTNELGGKALSYLQEMGAERVIDLLRGSPSQRRVLLQLKGIIDWFAQPTAPTRLAAAVDCLADWAGIPRAELGPMLTWIRASLPERLLFPNFGEAPALPDGPPWQNLGRLLRTLAGWLRAGRSPWPEVLNVIVQSLYRKPEELFVGRYVIDQLEQVLGSLPETDWQEIAQEFQVILDHRLNNLPSEIFAFDPEPGSITVTTLHRAKGLEWDQVFIPQVSAYEFPTQYGERTLGLKFLDEVDMQAEALAQLRQLSPKGGWELQADSATKQAFLDLAAERLRLLYVGITRSKRRLTLSVSSQSRFGTEQSSSLVFRVLSRSFRAG, encoded by the coding sequence ATGCTGGGTCTGGCTTCTTCTCCCTTTCCTGAGGTCACCCTGCGTCCGGCGCAGCAACAGGCGTTGGCCTACCAATCGGGGCCGCTGGGGATCGCCGCCGTTCCGGGGAGCGGCAAGACCTTTATTCTGGAGCTGTTGATCGCCGATTTAATTCTCAATCGAGGGATCCCACCGGAGCGCATCGGGGTGTTCACCTACATGCGTTCGGCGCGGGGCAACTTGATCAGCCGCATCAATCAACGTTTGCAACGGGCGGGGTATCCGGATCGCTTTACCCAGGCCTTTACCCTGCATTCTTTGTCGTTGCGGGTGTTGCGGGAGGCCCCCAGCCGTTGGGAGGAGCTGTCTATTTTGGAGGGATACGAACAGGAGCGGTTGCTCAGCCGCCTGTGCCGCGCTTGGCTCGTCCGCCATACTCAGCTCTGGGAGCCGCTGATCCCCGGCGACAACAACCCGCAAAAGATCGCCCAAAACCGAGCCCAGTTCCGGCGCAGTTTCCAGCAGATGGTGCAGGTGGTCATCAGCAGGGCCAAGAATCTGCGCCTGGGGCCAGAAGTGATCCCCAGCGAGGGCTATCTGGGCTGGGCTGCTCCCATCTACGCCGGTTATCAAGCGGAATTGCGTCGCCTGGGCAAGTTAGACTACGACGACCTGGGCTGGCAAGCAGTGGATTTGATCGAGGGCAGTCCAGAGCTGCGGGAGCAGGTGCAGAACTGGTACGACTACCTGTTCGAGGATGAGGCCCAAGACAGTTCCCCCCTGCAGGAAGAGCTGCTGCGGCTGCTCAGCCAACGCACCGGCAACCTGGTGCGGGTGGGGGATCCCAACCAGAGCATCATGGGCACCTTTACCAGCGCCGAGCCGCGGCTGTTTCGCGCCTTTTGCCAGGCCAGTCCTCAGGTGGTGCTTTTGGATGAATCCAGCCGCAGTGCCCCCCAGATCATCGCTTTGGCCAACCGCCTGGTGGAGTGGGTGAATCAGCAGCACCCCATCCCGGCTTTGCGCACCGCTCTGGCCCCCCAGCCCATTCAACTGGCCACCTCCGGTGGCCAAAACCCCCCGGCCAGCGAGGGTGGTGTGGACTTTCTGCGGGTCGTCGGATCCCCGGAAGAGGAGCTGCAACAGGTGGCGCGGCAGGCCATTGCAGCCGCCCAAGCTTTTCCCGGCCAAACGGTGGCCATTCTGGTCACCACCAACGAGCTGGGGGGCAAAGCCCTCAGCTATCTCCAGGAAATGGGAGCGGAGCGGGTGATCGATCTGTTGCGGGGCAGTCCCAGTCAGCGGCGGGTGTTGTTGCAGCTCAAGGGAATCATCGACTGGTTTGCCCAGCCCACTGCCCCCACTCGCTTGGCTGCTGCTGTGGATTGCTTGGCGGATTGGGCGGGGATCCCACGTGCTGAACTGGGGCCGATGTTGACCTGGATCCGCGCCTCTCTGCCGGAGCGGCTGCTATTTCCCAACTTTGGTGAGGCTCCCGCTCTGCCCGATGGCCCGCCTTGGCAGAACTTGGGCAGGCTGCTGCGCACCCTTGCCGGTTGGCTCCGGGCCGGGCGCTCCCCTTGGCCGGAGGTGCTGAATGTGATCGTTCAAAGCCTCTACCGCAAGCCGGAAGAGCTGTTTGTGGGTCGCTATGTAATCGATCAGCTGGAGCAGGTGCTGGGATCCCTGCCCGAAACCGATTGGCAGGAGATCGCCCAAGAATTTCAAGTGATTCTGGATCACCGCCTCAACAACTTGCCTTCGGAGATCTTCGCCTTCGACCCCGAGCCGGGCAGCATCACTGTCACGACTCTGCATCGGGCCAAGGGGCTGGAATGGGATCAGGTGTTCATCCCCCAGGTGTCGGCCTACGAGTTTCCCACCCAGTACGGGGAGCGAACCCTGGGGCTGAAGTTTTTGGATGAAGTGGATATGCAGGCAGAGGCCCTGGCTCAGTTGCGACAGCTCAGCCCCAAAGGCGGCTGGGAGCTGCAGGCCGACTCGGCCACCAAGCAAGCCTTTTTGGATTTGGCAGCAGAGCGATTGCGGCTGCTGTATGTGGGCATCACCCGCAGCAAACGACGGCTCACCCTCTCGGTATCCAGCCAATCTCGCTTTGGCACAGAGCAGAGTTCATCTTTGGTGTTTCGGGTGTTAAGTCGCAGTTTTAGGGCCGGTTGA
- a CDS encoding Cof-type HAD-IIB family hydrolase — MQTQANVQAEERERASSPPRAQIRLLVVDIDGTIAGPSNQVSEPVREAIQKAKAAGVRVAIATGRMHRSAERFHYAIGADMPLCSYQGALIRDPDSQKTLKHWSLDWPLAEELLQALQDQPVGVHLYIDDQLYLRELSPLSQAYAERSQVPFQMFSSAQYGRSPTKILAVSEDTEFLQELQGSLRRRYSPEQLYLTRSEPIFLEATHPAVNKGNAVRFLAEEMLGLSAEQVMAIGDGDNDIEMIQYAGIGVAMGNASPALLPHADWIAPPVAEDGVAAAIETFILS, encoded by the coding sequence ATGCAAACTCAGGCTAACGTCCAAGCCGAGGAAAGAGAGCGGGCATCTTCTCCACCCCGTGCCCAGATTCGGCTGTTGGTGGTGGATATCGATGGCACGATTGCCGGGCCTTCCAACCAGGTTTCAGAGCCGGTTCGGGAGGCCATTCAGAAGGCCAAAGCAGCAGGGGTGCGAGTAGCCATCGCTACGGGTCGCATGCATCGTTCTGCCGAGCGGTTCCACTACGCGATTGGGGCCGATATGCCCCTATGCAGCTACCAGGGGGCTTTAATTCGGGATCCCGATAGCCAAAAGACCCTAAAGCACTGGAGCCTGGACTGGCCGCTGGCCGAGGAGTTGTTGCAAGCGTTGCAGGATCAGCCGGTGGGGGTTCACCTCTACATCGATGACCAGCTCTACTTACGGGAGCTGAGCCCTCTCAGTCAGGCCTATGCTGAGCGCTCTCAGGTGCCGTTCCAGATGTTCTCTTCCGCCCAATACGGACGAAGCCCCACCAAGATCCTGGCTGTTTCTGAGGATACCGAGTTCCTGCAGGAATTGCAGGGATCCCTGCGGCGGCGGTATTCCCCTGAGCAGCTCTATCTCACCCGTTCGGAGCCGATTTTTCTCGAGGCTACCCATCCGGCGGTGAACAAGGGCAATGCCGTTCGTTTTTTGGCGGAGGAAATGCTGGGGTTGTCGGCGGAGCAGGTGATGGCCATTGGCGATGGCGACAACGACATTGAGATGATTCAATACGCCGGGATCGGGGTGGCGATGGGAAATGCCTCGCCAGCTCTCTTGCCCCATGCCGATTGGATTGCCCCTCCTGTGGCAGAAGACGGGGTGGCGGCAGCCATCGAGACCTTCATCCTCAGCTAG
- a CDS encoding DUF1517 domain-containing protein, which produces MDENIVIMLKRIGRVCRPLLAIALALTLALAPIGAVWARSGGRIGGGSFRSPTFSAPRSIGPHYSAPVYPSYGGGFGFPLLVPFFWGGGGGGLLTLLLLVGAGSFLVQTLRSGIRSEEGDDSIGVRDPQVTVAQVKVGLLASARQLQKDMNALALEADTQSPEGLSQLLQEVTLGLMRYSDYWAYGHAQAEKLPLSRAESLFYQASLQERSKFSVESLSNRNNQIQQVSQAALQRSAAGIPDVGEYLLVTLLVAYRGNLGTLPVVNSMADLRQCLLQLASIPADRIVAIEVLWTPQLEGDTLSAEALLTEYPEMRLL; this is translated from the coding sequence ATGGACGAAAACATTGTGATCATGCTGAAACGAATCGGTCGCGTCTGCCGGCCTCTGCTGGCCATTGCCCTGGCCTTGACCTTGGCCCTGGCTCCCATAGGCGCTGTTTGGGCACGCAGTGGCGGTCGCATTGGCGGCGGATCTTTCCGGTCTCCGACGTTCTCTGCCCCCCGCTCGATTGGCCCGCACTACTCAGCTCCTGTCTACCCCAGCTATGGAGGCGGCTTTGGTTTTCCGCTGCTGGTGCCCTTTTTCTGGGGAGGGGGGGGTGGCGGCCTGCTGACGCTGCTGCTCTTGGTTGGGGCAGGTAGCTTTTTGGTGCAGACGCTGCGCTCGGGGATCAGATCCGAAGAAGGGGACGATAGCATTGGGGTTCGCGATCCCCAGGTAACTGTTGCGCAGGTAAAAGTGGGACTGCTGGCCAGCGCCCGGCAACTGCAAAAAGACATGAACGCCCTGGCTCTGGAGGCGGATACTCAGTCGCCAGAAGGGCTGAGCCAACTGTTGCAAGAGGTCACCCTTGGCTTGATGCGCTACAGCGACTACTGGGCCTATGGCCATGCCCAAGCGGAGAAGCTGCCCCTCTCCCGCGCCGAATCCCTGTTCTATCAAGCCTCTTTACAAGAACGGAGCAAGTTCAGCGTCGAAAGCCTCAGCAACCGCAACAACCAGATCCAACAAGTCTCCCAAGCGGCGCTGCAGCGATCTGCTGCTGGGATCCCAGATGTTGGCGAGTACCTGCTGGTAACTCTACTGGTTGCGTATCGTGGTAACTTGGGTACACTACCTGTAGTTAACTCCATGGCGGATCTGCGGCAGTGCCTGTTGCAGCTGGCTTCGATTCCGGCAGATCGGATTGTGGCCATCGAAGTGCTGTGGACGCCGCAGTTGGAGGGAGACACCCTGTCGGCAGAGGCGCTGTTGACCGAGTACCCGGAAATGCGGCTCCTTTGA
- a CDS encoding peptidylprolyl isomerase yields MKFAKLGRMSRCRVGVGLVLGYLCLGLLACRSTPPLSESPSGIPAAYASRPQLQGKAVVEMEVQTAEGVGKVILAIHGEAAPLTGGQFVDLVQRGFYNGLTFHRVEKDPQPFVVQGGDPRGDGTGGATEPGSNRLRTIPLEIQLRGEPYPRYNTLIQDPAALSKLLLPHRLGAVAMARSSPLDSASSQFYITLSALPILDGRYAVFGYVTEGMEWVERIQVGDVIRSARVLEGADLLRVPGSQPERADQMEDPGSL; encoded by the coding sequence ATGAAATTCGCCAAGCTGGGGCGAATGAGCCGCTGCAGAGTGGGAGTGGGCTTAGTTCTGGGATACCTCTGTCTCGGGCTGTTGGCTTGTCGCAGTACACCCCCCCTCTCAGAATCCCCCTCTGGGATCCCGGCGGCCTATGCTAGCCGCCCGCAACTGCAAGGGAAGGCAGTGGTGGAGATGGAGGTGCAAACTGCTGAGGGGGTAGGCAAGGTGATCTTGGCGATCCACGGGGAAGCGGCACCCCTGACCGGCGGCCAGTTCGTGGATTTGGTTCAGCGGGGCTTTTACAATGGCCTCACCTTCCATCGGGTGGAAAAGGATCCGCAGCCTTTTGTGGTGCAGGGTGGGGATCCCCGTGGTGACGGTACAGGGGGTGCAACAGAGCCGGGGAGCAACCGCCTGCGCACCATCCCCCTGGAAATTCAGCTGCGTGGGGAACCCTACCCCCGCTACAACACCTTGATCCAGGATCCCGCTGCTCTGAGTAAGTTGCTCTTGCCCCATCGTTTGGGGGCGGTGGCCATGGCCCGTTCTAGCCCACTTGACTCAGCCTCTTCCCAGTTTTACATCACCCTCTCTGCTCTGCCGATTTTGGACGGGCGCTATGCCGTGTTCGGCTACGTCACCGAGGGGATGGAGTGGGTGGAGCGCATCCAGGTGGGAGATGTGATCCGCTCGGCGCGGGTGTTGGAAGGAGCGGACTTGCTTAGGGTGCCGGGATCCCAACCGGAAAGAGCAGATCAGATGGAGGATCCCGGCAGTTTATGA
- a CDS encoding HEAT repeat domain-containing protein — protein MQEDAFSPLEPLDELPPHSPPEVDVELMLQQLQDPDPYLRMQAARAFCEIEEPRAVKPLLALVRDPCPLVRVGAAYALGRNPDPAEVEVLIEGLRWDWNGYVRKGLVWALGNAKDPRAYPVLLEVLAGDIAAVRLWAASALGQLAQAQALPGPALDEVVAALCRGLAQDPIAAVRGNCAWSLGILGQQVKLALEDPAVYAMLTRQLLTSARHDPDWGVRDDARLALQKLADPDLLEQLDNLS, from the coding sequence ATGCAAGAAGACGCTTTTTCCCCCCTTGAGCCCCTAGACGAGCTGCCACCTCACTCACCGCCGGAGGTGGATGTGGAGCTGATGCTGCAGCAGTTGCAGGATCCGGATCCCTATTTGCGGATGCAGGCGGCCCGCGCCTTCTGTGAGATCGAAGAACCCCGCGCCGTTAAACCCCTGCTGGCCCTAGTCCGGGATCCCTGCCCGTTGGTGCGGGTGGGAGCAGCCTATGCCCTAGGTCGGAATCCGGATCCCGCTGAGGTGGAGGTGCTGATCGAGGGCTTGCGCTGGGATTGGAACGGCTATGTGCGCAAAGGTTTGGTGTGGGCGTTGGGCAATGCCAAGGATCCGCGCGCCTACCCGGTGTTGCTGGAAGTGTTGGCCGGGGATATCGCGGCAGTGCGATTGTGGGCTGCCAGTGCCCTCGGACAATTGGCTCAGGCGCAGGCGTTGCCCGGCCCGGCATTGGATGAGGTGGTCGCAGCTCTCTGCCGGGGCTTGGCTCAAGATCCAATCGCGGCGGTACGCGGCAACTGTGCCTGGAGCTTAGGGATCCTGGGGCAACAGGTGAAACTGGCTCTCGAGGATCCCGCCGTTTACGCAATGCTAACAAGGCAGTTGCTGACCAGCGCCCGCCACGATCCCGATTGGGGGGTTCGGGATGACGCGCGGCTTGCCCTACAAAAGCTGGCAGATCCCGATTTGCTGGAGCAACTGGATAACCTCAGCTGA
- the bchM gene encoding magnesium protoporphyrin IX methyltransferase, producing the protein MQEKTIVRDYFNSVGFERWRRIYGEEEVNFVQKDIRLGHARTVETVLQWLGDPSGLRICDAGCGVGSLSLPLATRGAQVFASDISEQMVNEARRRQQMELGSTDNPHFWVSDLEELTGEYDVVICLDVMIHYPEAEALRMLKHLTCLAQSRLIFSFAPKTPWLTLLKKVGEFFPGPSKTTRAYQHREATLVSQLTEWGWKVQQRQTIRSRFYFAWLLDLVR; encoded by the coding sequence ATGCAAGAGAAAACCATTGTCCGCGATTACTTCAACTCCGTTGGCTTCGAGCGCTGGCGGCGCATTTATGGTGAAGAAGAAGTCAATTTCGTCCAAAAAGACATCCGCCTTGGCCATGCTCGCACAGTAGAGACGGTGTTGCAGTGGTTGGGGGATCCCTCGGGTTTACGCATTTGTGATGCCGGATGCGGGGTGGGCAGCCTCAGTTTGCCCTTGGCCACCAGAGGGGCGCAGGTGTTCGCCAGCGACATCTCGGAACAAATGGTGAACGAAGCACGCCGCCGCCAGCAAATGGAGTTGGGATCCACAGACAACCCACACTTTTGGGTCTCGGATCTGGAGGAATTGACGGGGGAATACGATGTCGTCATCTGCCTCGATGTGATGATCCACTACCCTGAAGCCGAGGCCCTGCGCATGCTAAAACACCTGACCTGCCTGGCCCAGTCCCGCCTGATCTTCAGTTTCGCTCCCAAAACCCCCTGGCTGACGCTGCTGAAGAAAGTGGGAGAGTTCTTCCCCGGCCCCAGCAAAACCACCCGCGCCTATCAACACCGAGAGGCGACCTTGGTGAGCCAATTAACCGAATGGGGCTGGAAAGTGCAGCAGCGACAAACCATTCGCAGCCGCTTCTACTTTGCTTGGCTCCTCGATCTGGTTCGGTGA